In Pseudanabaena sp. FACHB-2040, the sequence CAGCAACGCTCAACAAAGAGATTGACAATGCACTGACTAATCTGAAGCTTGAGCAGATTGACTTATTTCAACTTCACCGAGTCGATCCAAACACGCCCATTGAAGTCTCTGTTGAGGCACTTGGAGCAGCACAGGCTGCTGGCAAAATTCGCTTTATTGGCCTTTCTAATGTGGACAGAGCACAACTAGATCGCGCTTTATTGGTAGCGCCCATTGCCTCAGTTCAAAATCGCTTTAACCAGGCAGAACAGGAGAACAACGCACTCGTAGACTATGCCGCAGAGCAGGGCATTGCGTTTATCCCTTATGGGCCTTTAGGAGCAAACCCGATGAAGCAAGGGGCAACCTTGCCTGCCCAGTCAGCCCTGGCGTGGCTATTGCAGCGTTCTCCTAACATCATTGTCATTCCTGGAACAACCTCTATTTCACACTTAGAGGAGAACGTAGCTGCTTGGGATCTGCTTGAATCTGAGACTTATGGTTCTAGGGCTATTTAACAACTTTGTAAATGGCTTACCTCGCTCACTGATAGCCCGAAAAAGTTTGGGACAGTATGAGGAAGAGGCTGCACCGTTGTGCTTTAACTGTTGGCTGTGGGAGCATATGCCGTATCAAATTAGAATAACGGGTGGGTGAGTCAGTATATCTATTCCCATCTGAGAGAGAGCAGCATGATTGAGGACTCAAACCAACCTCCCAAAACAACAGGCCCAGATGTAACCGACCCTACTGCTTACAGGTTTCGTCTACGGGATATTCTCCTGGGGGCGCAGATGCTCTTTGTGGCCTTTGGAGCCTTGGTGCTGGTGCCGATCCTAACGGGGTTGGATCCCAACGTAGCTCTCCTCACAGCAGGATTGGGTACGCTCGTCTTTCAGCTAATTACTAGCGGCAAAGTGCCTGTTTTTTTGGCCTCTTCCTTTGCGTTTATTGCCCCCATTCAGCTTGGCATTCAGCAGTATGGTTTGGCTGAAACCCTCTCGGGACTAGCAGCCGCAGGGGCGTTTTATTTGGTGCTGAGCCTGCTTATCTTTTGGCGCGGCCCTGGTTTTTTGATTCGGCTGCTGCCGCCAATCGTTACCGGCCCTGTCATTATGGTGATTGGTTTGTCGCTGGCCCCGGTCGCCATTGGCATGGCCTCTAATGCGGGAGAGACTTACGGGGAAGGGGCGGCACTAGGGGTTGCGGCAGCGGCGCTGCTGGCTACTATGTTGACGGCGCT encodes:
- a CDS encoding aldo/keto reductase — encoded protein: MKPVNKTFLLGGEIEVNRLGYGTMRLTGQPGNFGPYPDWEQGKALLRRAVELGVNFFDSARSYGPEWADTLLGETFYPYASKVVIATKGGVDKPTPDRIQVDGSPATLNKEIDNALTNLKLEQIDLFQLHRVDPNTPIEVSVEALGAAQAAGKIRFIGLSNVDRAQLDRALLVAPIASVQNRFNQAEQENNALVDYAAEQGIAFIPYGPLGANPMKQGATLPAQSALAWLLQRSPNIIVIPGTTSISHLEENVAAWDLLESETYGSRAI